The following coding sequences lie in one Oncorhynchus kisutch isolate 150728-3 linkage group LG27, Okis_V2, whole genome shotgun sequence genomic window:
- the dars2 gene encoding aspartate--tRNA ligase, mitochondrial isoform X1, translating into MANKSRALAQRMLLICRQETRAYSLWRRTTIPIAHLIKPSIMHFKFSLNVSKHSTCTTGSSSLSFRSHTCGELRPADVGEEVTLCGWVQYLRQDLFVIMRDFSGLAQILIPQDEDKMNLKTALCDLPPESVIRVKGTVRLRPDGQENKEMPTGEIEVLAESVEILNVCRKLPFEIKDFVKKSESLRMQYRYLDLRSSQMQYNLRLRSQLVMKMREYLCNVHGFVDVETPTLFKRTPGGAKEFVVPSREPGRFYSLPQSPQQFKQLLMVAGIDRYFQLARCYRDEGSKPDRQPEFTQVDIEMSFVDQAGIRGLIEGLVQYSWPVEKDPVSTPFPCITYEKAMKDYGVDKPDTRFAMKLMDISKTFHNTEIEFLKDALNQPGGCIQAICIPDGADICVQYFTPETFEGQRSRIPEANCQDPVRPVSVVLVKADGALKSPLNRLMPASAKQQLLQMAQARPGDLLLISAGTQECVRPLLGKLRLQCAELLESSGVAVRDPSAFHFLWVVDFPLFLPKEEDPDQLESAHHPFTAPLPEDAHLLYSLPHKVRGQHYDLVLNGCEIGGGSIRIHKASDQQHVLETILKEDPSLLSHLLEALDSGAPPHGGIALGLDRFLSIIVGAPSIRDVIAFPKSFRGHDLMSRAPDFVSEDELKSYHIAVNWPAGDEGNQEK; encoded by the exons ATGGCCAATAAAAGCAGAGCATTGGCGCAGAGGATGCTTCTCATCTGTAGACAGGAGACCAGGGCATATTCACTATGGCGAAGGACAACAATTCCGATTGCACATCTGATCAAACCCAGCATTATGCATTTCAAGTTTTCTCTCAATGTCAGCAAACACTCAACGTGCACAACAG GTTCTAGCAGCTTGTCCTTTCGGAGTCACACTTGTGGGGAGCTACGGCCTGCTGATGTAGGAGAGGAAGTCACTCTGTGTGGCTGGGTTCAATACCTGAG ACAGGATTTATTTGTTATCATGAGAGATTTCAGTGGCTTGGCACAAATTCTTATCCCTCAAGACGAG GACAAAATGAATCTGAAAACAGCCTTGTGTGACTTACCACCTGAATCAGTGATCAGGGTGAAAGGCACGGTCAGGCTTCGACCAGATGGACAAGAGAACAAG GAGATGCCCACCGGAGAGATCGAGGTTCTTGCAGAGAGTGTGGAGATTCTAAATGTCTGCCGTAAGCTTCCCTTTGAAATCAAAGATTTTGTGAAA AAATCTGAATCCCTTCGGATGCAGTATCGCTATCTGGACCTTCGTTCATCACAAATGCAGTATAACCTGAGGCTGAGGTCCCAGCTAGTGATGAAGATGAGAGAGTACCTGTGCAATGTGCATG GGTTTGTGGATGTTGAAACTCCCACCTTATTTAAGAGGACTCCAGGG GGTGCAAAGGAGTTTGTGGTGCCCTCAAGAGAACCTGGTCGATTTTACTCCCTGCCTCAGAGTCCTCAGCAGTTTAAACAGCTTCTCATGGTGGCTGGCATTGACAG GTACTTTCAACTTGCCCGGTGCTACAGAGATGAGGGTTCCAAACCAGACAGACAACCAGAATTTACCCAG GTGGACATTGAAATGTCCTTTGTGGATCAAGCTGGAATCCGAGGTCTGATTGAGGGCTTGGTTCAGTACTCCTGGCCTGTGGAGAAAGATCCTGTCTCCACACCATTCCCCTGCATAACGTATGAAAAAGCAATGAAGGACTATGGAGTGGACAAGCCAGACACACGATTCGCCATGAAG CTCATGGACATCAGTAAAACATTCCACAACACAGAAATAGAGTTCCTTAAAGACGCCCTCAACCAACCAGGAGGATGTATCCAGGCAATCTGTATCCCGGATGGAGCA GACATCTGTGTTCAATATTTCACTCCAGAAACATTTGAAGGGCAAAGATCACGAATCCCTGAAGCAAACTGCCAGGACCCAGTTCGGCCAG TGAGTGTAGTTTTGGTGAAGGCAGATGGTGCATTGAAGTCTCCCCTCAACAGACTCATGCCTGCCTCAGCTAAACAGCAGCTGCTCCAGATGGCCCAGGCCAGACCTGGGGACCTGCTGCTCATCTCTGCTGGGACGCAGGAATGTGTG CGCCCTTTGTTGGGCAAATTGAGGCTTCAATGTGCTGAACTCCTAGAGAGCTCCGGTGTGGCTGTTCGAGACCCCTCAGCGTTTCACTTTCTGTGGGTGGTAGACTTCCCACTGTTCCTGCCAAAAGAAGAGGACCCTGATCAGCTTGAGTCAGCCCACCATCCTTTCACTGCACCTCTCCCTGAGGATGCTCATCTCCTGTATTCACTGCCTCACAAG GTACGTGGCCAGCATTATGACCTGGTCCTGAATGGGTGTGAGATTGGAGGAGGATCCATTCGTATTCACAAGGCCTCTGATCAACAGCATGTGCTCGAGACGATCCTCAAG GAGgatccatctctcctttctcacCTGTTAGAGGCACTGGACTCTGGGGCTCCCCCTCATGGTGGGATTGCATTGG GTTTGGACCGATTTCTGTCTATTATCGTCGGAGCCCCCAGCATCAGGGACGTGATTGCCTTCCCCAAATCATTCAGGGGCCATGACCTGATGAGTCGTGCTCCAGACTTCGTCTCTGAAGACGAGCTTAAATCCTACCACATCGCTGTCAACTGGCCAGCAGGAGACGaagggaaccaggagaaatag
- the LOC109872074 gene encoding kelch-like protein 20, with amino-acid sequence MDGKPMRRGTSARPDNTGMDITARCTLGDPNKLPEGVPQPARMPYVSDKHPRQTLEVINLLRKHRELCDVVLVVGAKKIYAHRVILSACSPYFRAMFTGELAESRQTEVVIRDIDERAMELLIDFAYTSQVTVEEGNVQTLLPAACLLQLAEIQEACCEFLKRQLDPSNCLGIRAFADTHSCRELLRIADKFTQHNFQEVMESEEFMLLPANQLIDIISSDELNVRSEEQVFNAVMAWVKYSIQERRPQLPQVLQHVRLPLLSPKFLVGTVGSDPLIKSDEECRDLVDEAKNYLLLPQERPLMQGPRTRPRKPIRCGEVLFAVGGWCSGDAISSVERYDPQTNEWRMVASMSKRRCGVGVSVLDDLLYAVGGHDGSSYLNSVERYDPKTNQWSSDVAPTSTCRTSVGVAVLGGYLYAVGGQDGVSCLNIVERYDPKENKWTRVASMSTRRLGVAVAVLGGFLYAVGGSDGTSPLNTVERYNPQENRWHTVSPMGTRRKHLGCAVYQDMIYSVGGRDDTTELSSAERYNPRTNQWSPVVAMTSRRSGVGLAVVNGQLMAVGGFDGTTYLKTIEVYDPDANTWRLYGGMNYRRLGGGVGVIKMTHCESHIW; translated from the exons GGGTACAAGTGCACGCCCAGACAATACCGGAATGGACATCACCGCACGCTGCACACTGGGTGACCCCAACAAGCTCCCGGAGGGTGTGCCCCAGCCGGCACGCATGCCCTATGTGTCGGACAAGCACCCTCGCCAGACGTTAGAGGTCATCAATCTGCTACGCAAGCACAGGGAACTGTGTGATGTCGTGTTGGTGGTTGGTGCCAAAAAGATATATGCCCACCGGGTGATCCTGTCGGCCTGCAGCCCTTACTTCAGGGCCATGTTCACAGGCGAGCTGGCTGAGAGTCGGCAGACTGAGGTTGTGATCCGGGACATAGACGAGCGGGCCATGGAGCTTCTCATTGACTTTGCCTACACTTCGCAGGTTACTGTAGAGGAGGGCAACGTGCAGACGCTGCTGCCCGCCGCTTGTCTGTTACAACTGGCTGAGATTCAGGAGGCTTGCTGCGAGTTTCTCAAGCGTCAGTTGGACCCCTCCAATTGCCTGGGTATCCGTGCATTTGCTGACACCCACTCCTGCCGCGAGCTGCTGAGGATAGCTGACAAGTTTACACAGCACAACTTTCAAGAG GTGATGGAGAGTGAGGAGTTCATGCTGCTTCCAGCCAACCAGCTGATAGACATTATCTCCAGCGATGAACTGAATGTGCGAAGTGAAGAGCAGGTTTTCAACGCAGTCATGGCCTGGGTCAAGTACAGCATTCAGGAGCGCCGGCCACAGCTGCCACAG GTCCTCCAGCATGTTCGTCTTCCTCTTCTGAGCCCTAAATTTCTGGTGGGAACGGTGGGATCAGACCCTCTCATCAAAAGTGATGAGGAGTGCAGAGACCTGGTTGATGAGGCAAAGAACTACCTCCTCTTGCCCCAAGAGCGACCTCTAATGCAAGGGCCAAGAACACGGCCCCGGAAGCCCATCCGGTGTGGAGAAGTGCTGTTTGCAG TTGGAGGGTGGTGCAGTGGGGATGCCATTTCCAGTGTGGAGCGATATGACCCACAGACCAACGAGTGGCGCATGGTGGCTTCCATGAGTAAGAGGCGCTGTGGAGTGGGGGTCagtgtccttgatgatcttctctATGCTGTCGGCGGCCATGACGGGTCCTCATATCTCAACAGTGTGGAAAG GTATGACCCCAAGACCAATCAGTGGAGTAGTGATGTGGCTCCCACCAGCACGTGCAGAACCAGTGTGGGTGTGGCTGTCCTGGGAGGGTATCTGTACGCAGTAGGGGGCCAAGATGGAGTATCGTGTCTCAACATTGTTGAAAG ATATGACCCCAAGGAGAACAAATGGACACGCGTGGCCTCGATGAGCACCAGGCGCCTGGGTGTAGCCGTGGCTGTACTGGGGGGCTTCCTCTATGCAGTGGGAGGCTCTGATGGCACGTCCCCTCTCAATACAG TGGAGAGGTACAATCCGCAAGAGAACCGCTGGCACACCGTCTCTCCCATGGGCACCAGGAGGAAACACCTAGGCTGTGCAGTGTACCAAGACATGATCTACTCTGTAGGCGGTCGTGACGACACCACCGAGCTGAGCAGTGCCGAGCGCTACAACCCCAGGACCAACCAGTGGTCACCTGTTGTAGCCATGACTTCAAGACGTAGTGGG GTTGGACTAGCGGTGGTAAATGGTCAGTTAATGGCTGTGGGCGGCTTTGATGGGACAACATATCTTAAAACAATAGAGGTCTATGATCCTGACGCTAACACATGGAG ACTCTACGGTGGAATGAACTACAGGCGACTTGGAGGAGGTGTTGGTGTTATCAAAATGACTCACTGTGAATCCCACATATGGTAA
- the dars2 gene encoding aspartate--tRNA ligase, mitochondrial isoform X2 — MANKSRALAQRMLLICRQETRAYSLWRRTTIPIAHLIKPSIMHFKFSLNVSKHSTCTTGSSSLSFRSHTCGELRPADVGEEVTLCGWVQYLRQDLFVIMRDFSGLAQILIPQDEDKMNLKTALCDLPPESVIRVKGTVRLRPDGQENKEMPTGEIEVLAESVEILNVCRKLPFEIKDFVKKSESLRMQYRYLDLRSSQMQYNLRLRSQLVMKMREYLCNVHGFVDVETPTLFKRTPGGAKEFVVPSREPGRFYSLPQSPQQFKQLLMVAGIDRYFQLARCYRDEGSKPDRQPEFTQVDIEMSFVDQAGIRGLIEGLVQYSWPVEKDPVSTPFPCITYEKAMKDYGVDKPDTRFAMKLMDISKTFHNTEIEFLKDALNQPGGCIQAICIPDGAKHLKGKDHESLKQTARTQFGQEVSVVLVKADGALKSPLNRLMPASAKQQLLQMAQARPGDLLLISAGTQECVRPLLGKLRLQCAELLESSGVAVRDPSAFHFLWVVDFPLFLPKEEDPDQLESAHHPFTAPLPEDAHLLYSLPHKVRGQHYDLVLNGCEIGGGSIRIHKASDQQHVLETILKEDPSLLSHLLEALDSGAPPHGGIALGLDRFLSIIVGAPSIRDVIAFPKSFRGHDLMSRAPDFVSEDELKSYHIAVNWPAGDEGNQEK, encoded by the exons ATGGCCAATAAAAGCAGAGCATTGGCGCAGAGGATGCTTCTCATCTGTAGACAGGAGACCAGGGCATATTCACTATGGCGAAGGACAACAATTCCGATTGCACATCTGATCAAACCCAGCATTATGCATTTCAAGTTTTCTCTCAATGTCAGCAAACACTCAACGTGCACAACAG GTTCTAGCAGCTTGTCCTTTCGGAGTCACACTTGTGGGGAGCTACGGCCTGCTGATGTAGGAGAGGAAGTCACTCTGTGTGGCTGGGTTCAATACCTGAG ACAGGATTTATTTGTTATCATGAGAGATTTCAGTGGCTTGGCACAAATTCTTATCCCTCAAGACGAG GACAAAATGAATCTGAAAACAGCCTTGTGTGACTTACCACCTGAATCAGTGATCAGGGTGAAAGGCACGGTCAGGCTTCGACCAGATGGACAAGAGAACAAG GAGATGCCCACCGGAGAGATCGAGGTTCTTGCAGAGAGTGTGGAGATTCTAAATGTCTGCCGTAAGCTTCCCTTTGAAATCAAAGATTTTGTGAAA AAATCTGAATCCCTTCGGATGCAGTATCGCTATCTGGACCTTCGTTCATCACAAATGCAGTATAACCTGAGGCTGAGGTCCCAGCTAGTGATGAAGATGAGAGAGTACCTGTGCAATGTGCATG GGTTTGTGGATGTTGAAACTCCCACCTTATTTAAGAGGACTCCAGGG GGTGCAAAGGAGTTTGTGGTGCCCTCAAGAGAACCTGGTCGATTTTACTCCCTGCCTCAGAGTCCTCAGCAGTTTAAACAGCTTCTCATGGTGGCTGGCATTGACAG GTACTTTCAACTTGCCCGGTGCTACAGAGATGAGGGTTCCAAACCAGACAGACAACCAGAATTTACCCAG GTGGACATTGAAATGTCCTTTGTGGATCAAGCTGGAATCCGAGGTCTGATTGAGGGCTTGGTTCAGTACTCCTGGCCTGTGGAGAAAGATCCTGTCTCCACACCATTCCCCTGCATAACGTATGAAAAAGCAATGAAGGACTATGGAGTGGACAAGCCAGACACACGATTCGCCATGAAG CTCATGGACATCAGTAAAACATTCCACAACACAGAAATAGAGTTCCTTAAAGACGCCCTCAACCAACCAGGAGGATGTATCCAGGCAATCTGTATCCCGGATGGAGCA AAACATTTGAAGGGCAAAGATCACGAATCCCTGAAGCAAACTGCCAGGACCCAGTTCGGCCAG GAAGTGAGTGTAGTTTTGGTGAAGGCAGATGGTGCATTGAAGTCTCCCCTCAACAGACTCATGCCTGCCTCAGCTAAACAGCAGCTGCTCCAGATGGCCCAGGCCAGACCTGGGGACCTGCTGCTCATCTCTGCTGGGACGCAGGAATGTGTG CGCCCTTTGTTGGGCAAATTGAGGCTTCAATGTGCTGAACTCCTAGAGAGCTCCGGTGTGGCTGTTCGAGACCCCTCAGCGTTTCACTTTCTGTGGGTGGTAGACTTCCCACTGTTCCTGCCAAAAGAAGAGGACCCTGATCAGCTTGAGTCAGCCCACCATCCTTTCACTGCACCTCTCCCTGAGGATGCTCATCTCCTGTATTCACTGCCTCACAAG GTACGTGGCCAGCATTATGACCTGGTCCTGAATGGGTGTGAGATTGGAGGAGGATCCATTCGTATTCACAAGGCCTCTGATCAACAGCATGTGCTCGAGACGATCCTCAAG GAGgatccatctctcctttctcacCTGTTAGAGGCACTGGACTCTGGGGCTCCCCCTCATGGTGGGATTGCATTGG GTTTGGACCGATTTCTGTCTATTATCGTCGGAGCCCCCAGCATCAGGGACGTGATTGCCTTCCCCAAATCATTCAGGGGCCATGACCTGATGAGTCGTGCTCCAGACTTCGTCTCTGAAGACGAGCTTAAATCCTACCACATCGCTGTCAACTGGCCAGCAGGAGACGaagggaaccaggagaaatag
- the cenpl gene encoding centromere protein L, which produces MFKIHFRFFSVMEERSSIVKTPLNNVLAQRRSKSYRRSMRGCVEATNLGYTSGHLTALRIPRSRRTPKSLDITKQVDPDQVALLVTKEWELSYVTPLYQFRHTQLKSYSKHLSAFIVSEKQQGLAIEVGQELGFKVHFSVVLGLAETDEDAETVFIQILSRQAFATKDDAQKVVWSGWLTCVNGDLEYLRSLPSEFVSLPLLCTRGPESLTVLVKSWFEKTFDCCFGPLGINSANLQWLAALWIGCHPTINIQYLKLVWTLPTLPPMDVKYTIHPQDAWELWDSVRQDDTTDVSIEEVTRFIKGLQSHFFRHFRIELSAGSLMQVSTALGSSHHSGKIKIASPTYITTILQLLTECALLKMPI; this is translated from the exons ATGTTCAAAATCCACTTCCGTTTTTTTTCAGTCATGGAGGAACGGAGCAG CATTGTAAAGACCCCACTCAACAATGTCTTGGCACAACGAAGGAGCAAGAGTTACAGGCGATCCATGCGAGGCTGCGTTGAAGCAACTAATCTGGGATACACATCAGGCCATCTGACAGCTCTAAGAATACCAAGAAGTAGAAGAACTCCAAAATCACTTGATATCACA AAACAGGTTGACCCAGACCAAGTGGCACTCCTGGTGACGAAAGAATGGGAGCTGTCGTACGTGACACCTCTGtaccagttcagacacactcaGTTGAAATCCTATTCAAAGCATCTATCAGCTTTCATTGTATCAGAGAAGCAACAGGGCCTGGCGATTGAAGTTGGCCAGGAATTGGGCTTCAAGGTACATTTCTCGGTGGTCCTTGGGTTGGCAGAGACGGATGAAGATGCTGAGACGGTTTTCATACAG ATTCTCTCCAGACAAGCGTTTGCTACAAAAGATGATGCTCAGAAGGTTGTGTGGAGTGGCTGGCTGACCTGCGTCAACGGTGACTTAGAGTATCTCCGATCACTACCATCAGAATTTGTCAGTTTGCCTTTGCTCTGTACCAGGGGACCAGAGTCTCTCACAGTTTTGGTCAAATCCTGGTTTGAAAAGACATTTGACTGTTGCTTTGGCCCTCTTGGTATCAACTCTGCCAACCTCCAGTGGCTCGCAGCCCTGTGGATTGGGTGCCACCCCACCATCAACATCCAATACCTGAAACTGGTTTGGACCCTTCCAACACTACCCCCTATGGATGTTAAGTACACCATCCACCCACAAGATGCCTGGGAGCTTTGGGACAGTGTGCGGCAGGATGACACAACAGATGTCAGCATCGAGGAGGTCACCAGGTTCATCAAAGGGCTGCAGTCACACTTCTTCAGGCACTTCAGGATAGAATTGTCCGCTGGGTCACTGATGCAGGTCTCCACGGCTTTGGGTTCTTCTCACCATAGTGGAAAAATCAAG ATTGCAAGCCCTACCTACATCACCACCATCCTGCAGCTGCTGACAGAATGTGCCCTCCTGAAGATGCCCATCTAA